In a single window of the Gemmatimonadota bacterium genome:
- a CDS encoding flagellar hook basal-body protein, translated as MPLRSIINTARTLSYYTRLQETTANNLANVSTAGFKGDRITARQAAGDPHPVPVQSIDLRQGTLRDTGRPFDLALKGDGFLVVQTPQGERLTRGGSLGIGNDGTLVDNHGDPILGTGGPINVSGRHVEISTDGTVSVDGKDVGQLRLETVADPSTLTKEGAGRFIAGAATQSASGVTVAQGALEDANVDPLLGTVDLIMIQRAYASNLDVLKTMDGVMGTVTNDIGRV; from the coding sequence ATGCCGCTCCGCAGCATCATCAACACCGCCCGGACGCTGTCGTACTACACGCGGCTCCAGGAAACGACGGCGAACAACCTCGCGAACGTGAGCACCGCCGGCTTCAAGGGCGATCGCATCACGGCCCGCCAGGCTGCAGGCGATCCGCATCCGGTGCCGGTGCAGTCGATCGATCTGCGGCAGGGCACGCTCCGCGATACCGGCCGCCCGTTCGACCTCGCCCTGAAGGGCGACGGTTTTCTGGTGGTGCAGACCCCGCAAGGTGAGCGGCTTACCCGGGGCGGCTCGCTTGGCATCGGCAACGATGGCACCCTCGTCGACAATCACGGCGACCCGATTCTTGGCACCGGCGGCCCGATCAATGTGAGCGGTCGGCACGTCGAAATCAGCACCGATGGCACCGTGTCGGTCGACGGCAAGGATGTCGGGCAGCTCCGCCTCGAGACCGTGGCCGATCCCTCGACGCTCACGAAGGAAGGGGCGGGACGATTCATCGCCGGCGCAGCGACCCAGTCCGCCAGCGGCGTCACGGTTGCGCAGGGTGCGCTCGAGGACGCCAACGTCGATCCGCTGCTCGGCACCGTCGACCTGATCATGATCCAGCGCGCGTACGCGTCAAACCTCGACGTGCTCAAGACGATGGATGGCGTGATGGGTACTGTGACCAACGACATCGGCCGCGTCTGA
- the flhA gene encoding flagellar biosynthesis protein FlhA yields the protein MTAIGATSATGIAGAGAPRVGAAPAAPGNSNAPRSVRRGFIAGAETWLAIGVVIIVGLLVVPLPPIVLDGLLALSIALSILVLLVTLGTGDPIEFSSFPSVLLLLTLLRLGLNVSTTRLILGRGYAGEVINAFGHFLIGGNFVVGLVIFLILVVINFMVITKGAGRIAEVAARFTLDAMPGKQMAIDADLGAGLIDENEARRRRQEVARYADFYGSMDGSAKFVRGDAVAGLVITAVNLVGGFIIGMAQQGLSASESLATYTSLTIGDGLVTQIPALIVSTAAGIIMTYGNSSTGIGSVVAAQVMHQPRAMGMAAVILAGLAILPGLPALPFLTLAGVAGTLAWRNRVKVSTLPEAQTAKSGAAAATAAAPAAQMKELLQVEPLEVELGYALVPLVNEAQAGDLLQRIGIMRRQVAVELGIIVPPARIRDNIQLSPTEYAIKLRGVRVAGGEVMPRYMLALDTTGTAMPVEGIRTTDPTFGMAALWITPDRSIEAEAAGYSVVEAPTVLSTHLMETIRRHAGDLLSRQDVRELVDGIREIHPALVDDLIPNKLSLGTLHRVLQRLLREGLPVRDLVTILETLSDAAELTKDAEVLTEHVRRSLATVVAQIFADPDGCVRGITVGPRLEAALMQLLTPRPVREGGPALEPDQLTGLLRALNELTTAARRDGRTRPLITPPALRVGVRRLVEPILPELPVISLGELPPQMPVQSLAMWELPRVS from the coding sequence GTGACCGCCATCGGTGCCACGTCCGCCACGGGGATTGCCGGCGCGGGTGCCCCGCGCGTCGGGGCCGCTCCGGCCGCCCCGGGCAATTCCAATGCGCCGCGCTCGGTGCGCCGCGGTTTCATCGCGGGCGCCGAGACCTGGCTTGCCATCGGTGTCGTCATCATCGTCGGCCTGCTGGTGGTGCCGCTGCCGCCGATCGTGCTCGACGGGCTGCTCGCGCTGAGTATTGCACTCTCGATTCTTGTGCTGCTGGTGACGCTGGGTACTGGCGACCCGATCGAGTTCTCGTCGTTCCCGAGCGTCCTGCTGCTCCTCACCCTGCTGCGGCTCGGCCTCAACGTCAGCACGACGCGACTCATCCTCGGGCGTGGCTACGCCGGCGAAGTGATCAACGCGTTCGGTCACTTCCTCATCGGCGGAAACTTCGTCGTCGGGCTCGTGATCTTCCTGATTCTGGTCGTCATCAACTTCATGGTGATCACCAAGGGTGCCGGACGCATCGCCGAAGTCGCGGCGCGTTTCACCCTCGACGCGATGCCGGGCAAGCAGATGGCGATCGACGCCGACCTCGGCGCCGGGCTCATCGACGAGAACGAGGCACGTCGTCGCCGCCAGGAAGTCGCCCGCTACGCCGACTTCTACGGCTCGATGGACGGTTCGGCCAAGTTCGTCCGCGGCGATGCCGTGGCGGGGCTCGTGATCACGGCCGTCAATCTGGTCGGCGGCTTCATCATCGGAATGGCGCAACAGGGCCTGAGCGCGAGCGAGTCGCTGGCGACCTACACCTCGCTCACCATCGGTGATGGCCTGGTGACGCAGATCCCGGCGCTCATCGTGAGCACCGCCGCCGGCATCATCATGACGTACGGCAACTCCAGCACCGGGATCGGTTCGGTGGTTGCGGCGCAGGTGATGCACCAGCCGCGCGCCATGGGGATGGCCGCGGTCATCCTTGCGGGTCTCGCAATTCTGCCGGGGCTGCCGGCGCTGCCGTTTCTCACGCTCGCTGGTGTCGCCGGTACCCTCGCGTGGCGCAACCGGGTCAAGGTCTCGACGCTGCCCGAAGCGCAGACTGCCAAGAGCGGCGCTGCCGCGGCGACCGCCGCCGCACCAGCGGCACAGATGAAGGAGTTGCTCCAGGTCGAACCGCTCGAGGTCGAGCTCGGCTACGCCCTGGTGCCGCTCGTCAACGAAGCGCAGGCCGGCGATCTGCTGCAGCGCATCGGTATCATGCGCCGCCAGGTCGCGGTGGAACTGGGCATCATCGTGCCGCCCGCGCGGATCCGCGACAACATCCAGCTCTCACCCACCGAGTATGCCATCAAGCTGCGCGGCGTCCGGGTGGCTGGTGGTGAAGTGATGCCGCGCTACATGCTCGCGCTCGACACTACGGGCACGGCGATGCCGGTCGAAGGGATCCGCACGACCGACCCGACTTTCGGGATGGCCGCGCTCTGGATCACCCCCGATCGGAGCATCGAGGCCGAAGCCGCCGGCTACAGCGTAGTCGAGGCGCCGACCGTGCTCTCGACCCACCTGATGGAGACGATTCGCCGCCACGCCGGCGACCTCCTCTCGCGCCAGGACGTGCGCGAGCTGGTCGATGGCATTCGCGAGATCCATCCGGCACTGGTGGACGACCTCATTCCGAACAAGCTCTCGCTCGGCACGCTGCACCGGGTGTTGCAGCGGCTGCTGCGTGAAGGCCTCCCGGTGCGAGACCTCGTCACCATCCTCGAGACGCTCTCTGATGCGGCCGAACTTACCAAGGATGCCGAGGTCCTGACCGAGCACGTGCGCCGCTCGCTGGCCACGGTGGTCGCCCAGATCTTCGCCGATCCGGATGGCTGTGTCCGCGGCATCACCGTGGGCCCGCGCCTCGAGGCCGCACTGATGCAGTTGCTGACGCCTCGGCCGGTGCGCGAAGGCGGCCCGGCACTCGAACCCGATCAGCTGACGGGCTTGCTGCGGGCCCTCAACGAACTGACCACCGCGGCGCGGCGTGATGGCCGGACGCGACCGCTGATCACGCCGCCGGCACTGCGTGTCGGTGTGCGCCGCCTGGTGGAACCGATTCTTCCCGAACTGCCGGTGATCTCGCTCGGTGAATTGCCGCCGCAGATGCCGGTCCAGAGTCTCGCGATGTGGGAGCTGCCACGTGTCTCTTGA
- a CDS encoding flagellar basal body L-ring protein FlgH: MKVQMMRLLALATIAPVMSAAAQQAAVPPAAGAATAAVDTTTRRASMRANWLTDRRPLHVGDILALIVDEQATATEQSTTTARNTRDQSGAWDMESAPSILKSLGISYAAHSDQGGVANRSGGLSTVLSVRVTAIDPSGVAHIEGHKLLAIDGRKQEVSISGLVRPEDVSAGNTILSSRIADASISYKGKKISPKTGIIGKILGMLWP; the protein is encoded by the coding sequence ATGAAGGTGCAGATGATGCGATTGCTCGCACTCGCGACGATCGCCCCGGTGATGTCGGCAGCGGCACAGCAGGCCGCGGTGCCGCCGGCAGCGGGAGCCGCGACGGCCGCAGTCGATACCACGACCCGACGCGCGAGCATGCGCGCGAACTGGCTGACCGATCGTCGCCCGCTCCACGTAGGTGACATTCTCGCGCTCATCGTCGATGAACAGGCCACGGCCACCGAACAGAGCACCACCACGGCACGGAACACCCGAGACCAGTCCGGCGCCTGGGATATGGAATCGGCACCATCGATCCTGAAGTCGCTCGGTATTTCCTACGCAGCACATTCCGATCAGGGTGGCGTGGCGAATCGCAGCGGCGGGCTCTCCACCGTGCTGAGTGTTCGTGTCACCGCCATCGACCCGAGTGGTGTGGCGCACATCGAAGGGCACAAGCTCCTGGCCATCGATGGCCGCAAGCAGGAAGTCAGCATTTCCGGGCTGGTCCGACCCGAGGATGTGAGCGCGGGGAACACCATCCTGTCGTCGCGCATTGCCGACGCCTCGATCAGCTACAAGGGCAAGAAGATCTCACCGAAGACGGGAATCATCGGCAAGATCCTCGGGATGCTCTGGCCATGA
- a CDS encoding AAA family ATPase has protein sequence MNDQAAGLRERFRAGARPQPVATTPAIVIGSGKGGVGKSLTAVTFAASLASAGRRVLLVDGEQNLGNLHVLLGVHPPVTLTAVVRDGVDPAEIVVPIRENLWLLPAESGAEALHGLGATDRARLQRQVSGLFADYDVVIIDAGAGYDSAVRCASLRAARLVLVTMPEATALTDAYALLKIVHGQLPSLPVDVMVNRTLDPSEGPAAFDRLAAASARFLGRNVSYLGAIPEDDEMRAIARDPRRLLSPASAGIALSELHRIATTRLDLPLPVRDERSAPDA, from the coding sequence GTGAACGATCAGGCGGCGGGACTTCGCGAGCGCTTCCGCGCCGGCGCGCGCCCGCAGCCGGTTGCGACCACTCCTGCCATCGTGATCGGCAGCGGGAAGGGGGGCGTCGGCAAGTCGCTCACCGCCGTGACCTTCGCCGCTTCGCTCGCCTCCGCTGGCCGCCGCGTGCTGCTCGTCGATGGTGAACAGAATCTCGGCAACCTGCACGTCTTGCTGGGGGTGCATCCCCCGGTCACCCTCACCGCCGTGGTCCGTGACGGCGTCGATCCCGCCGAGATTGTGGTCCCGATCCGGGAGAACCTCTGGCTCCTCCCGGCAGAGTCGGGGGCCGAAGCACTGCACGGGCTGGGCGCCACCGATCGGGCCCGGTTGCAGCGCCAGGTGAGTGGCCTGTTTGCAGACTACGACGTAGTAATCATTGATGCCGGGGCGGGGTACGACAGCGCGGTGCGCTGCGCCTCGTTGCGCGCCGCGCGGCTCGTGCTGGTCACGATGCCGGAGGCAACCGCGCTCACGGACGCCTATGCGCTGCTCAAGATTGTGCACGGTCAGCTCCCCTCGCTGCCTGTGGATGTGATGGTGAACCGGACGCTCGATCCGAGTGAGGGTCCTGCCGCATTCGATCGGCTGGCCGCCGCATCGGCCCGCTTCCTCGGCCGCAACGTGTCCTACCTTGGCGCCATTCCCGAAGACGACGAGATGCGGGCGATTGCCCGCGACCCTCGTCGGCTCCTGAGCCCCGCTTCGGCGGGCATCGCCCTGAGCGAGCTCCACCGAATCGCAACAACGCGCCTCGACCTCCCGCTGCCTGTCCGCGATGAGCGGTCGGCGCCTGACGCCTGA
- the flgA gene encoding flagellar basal body P-ring formation chaperone FlgA — translation MISFAELLLSASVLAAGTPADTTVPEAFAVRVRTAIAARWKTGAERLRLEWGLIASRSRLDSATAVRVAGEGSDGWLVIVAERIGAAPIAVRVHAGMIDSVVVTARALEPGHLVSADDIVTEQRIRWGAPPKSTTTTIVGWEVRRSVRAGEPLQGLMLQAPKMIAPGDAVTLRWHRGAVALEVEAVALTAARLGEVVYARAGSSRLAGTVTGPNAARLEEKGQ, via the coding sequence GTGATCTCATTCGCTGAACTGTTGCTCTCGGCGAGCGTGCTCGCCGCAGGAACTCCGGCCGATACCACCGTGCCGGAGGCCTTTGCCGTGCGCGTGCGTACCGCCATCGCGGCACGCTGGAAGACAGGCGCCGAGCGGCTTCGGCTCGAATGGGGGCTCATCGCCTCGCGCAGTCGCCTCGATTCCGCCACGGCCGTACGCGTCGCCGGTGAGGGTAGTGATGGCTGGCTGGTGATTGTGGCAGAGCGGATCGGCGCTGCACCGATCGCGGTGCGCGTGCATGCCGGGATGATCGACTCGGTGGTGGTCACCGCCCGGGCGCTCGAACCCGGTCACCTTGTCTCGGCGGACGACATCGTCACCGAGCAGCGGATCCGCTGGGGTGCGCCGCCGAAGTCGACTACTACCACGATCGTGGGATGGGAAGTGCGGCGCAGCGTGCGGGCAGGCGAGCCGTTGCAAGGGCTGATGCTGCAGGCGCCGAAGATGATCGCGCCCGGAGACGCCGTGACGTTGCGGTGGCATCGGGGTGCGGTGGCACTCGAAGTGGAAGCCGTGGCATTGACGGCCGCTCGACTTGGTGAAGTAGTCTACGCGCGCGCCGGAAGTTCCCGGCTGGCAGGAACTGTTACCGGCCCGAATGCGGCACGGTTGGAGGAGAAAGGACAATGA
- the flgG gene encoding flagellar basal-body rod protein FlgG yields the protein MNPGLRTSASGMIAQQKMVDVIANNLANVNTTGFKRSRANFEDVLYETVQGPRTTAGDATVGPMQIGHGVRLAAVTRIHGQGGPEQTGRPLDLAIEGEGFFQVQLPSGDIGYTRDGSFTLSDSGQLVTNSGAALVPNIVIPPDATNITISESGSVSVTSGKNAQSVEVGKLELARFVNPAGMLSLGGNLYGETVASGQPTTGMPQEDGFGRLLQGTLESSNVEVVQEMTDMIAAQRAYEINSRAIRAAEDMMSSISDLIR from the coding sequence ATGAATCCAGGACTCCGTACCTCCGCCAGCGGCATGATCGCGCAGCAGAAGATGGTCGACGTGATCGCCAACAACCTGGCCAACGTCAACACCACCGGCTTCAAGCGCAGCCGGGCGAACTTCGAGGACGTTCTCTACGAGACCGTCCAGGGGCCGCGCACCACGGCAGGCGATGCCACCGTGGGTCCGATGCAGATCGGCCATGGCGTGCGACTCGCCGCGGTGACCCGGATCCACGGGCAGGGCGGACCGGAGCAGACCGGACGGCCGCTCGATCTCGCCATCGAAGGTGAGGGCTTCTTTCAGGTCCAGCTGCCGTCGGGCGACATCGGCTATACTCGCGATGGTTCGTTCACGCTTTCCGATAGCGGCCAGCTGGTGACGAATTCCGGTGCGGCGCTGGTCCCGAACATCGTGATCCCGCCCGACGCGACCAACATCACCATCTCCGAATCCGGCAGCGTGTCGGTAACCAGCGGCAAGAACGCCCAGTCGGTCGAAGTCGGGAAGCTCGAACTCGCCCGCTTCGTGAATCCGGCTGGCATGCTCTCGCTCGGCGGCAACCTCTATGGCGAGACCGTCGCCTCGGGACAGCCGACTACCGGGATGCCGCAGGAGGATGGCTTCGGTCGCCTGCTGCAGGGCACCCTCGAGTCGAGCAATGTCGAAGTCGTGCAGGAAATGACCGACATGATCGCGGCCCAGCGCGCCTACGAAATCAACTCCCGCGCGATTCGCGCGGCCGAGGACATGATGTCCTCGATCAGTGATCTCATTCGCTGA
- a CDS encoding flagellar basal body P-ring protein FlgI produces the protein MRRVLVWVLLALAVIASSSSAQVRIGDVTSRDGEVPVRVVGYGLVVGLDGTGDKSFGNSNGAVHTVKSVTNLLRRFNIEVPGDRLRLRNVAAVLVTAEISPYLRPGGRFEVQVASLGDATSLRGGVLWMTPLVANPDDAPLATAQGAIPIQLEERSGRGGYRGNSNKGASSGRITDGGILEASLPALTLAANPRLVLRSPDLGLAARVAMAINAKYGPGAAKVEDPGSVLLKAPAGGADSLPMFLAAVDTLSVTASDSPRIVIDARSGMIVAGGDARVGPAVVSLHGITVRIGDSTSVPSAGVVSLAKGATVRDVAVGLQALGTPPADVAAVFDGLRAAGAMTATVVIR, from the coding sequence ATGAGGCGCGTCCTGGTGTGGGTGCTGCTGGCACTCGCCGTCATCGCGTCGTCGAGTTCGGCGCAGGTGCGGATTGGCGATGTCACCTCACGCGATGGCGAAGTTCCCGTGCGCGTCGTCGGCTATGGTCTGGTAGTCGGCCTCGACGGCACCGGCGACAAGTCGTTCGGCAACAGCAACGGCGCCGTGCATACGGTCAAGTCGGTGACCAACCTGCTCCGCCGGTTCAACATCGAAGTTCCCGGCGACCGCCTGCGTCTCCGCAACGTCGCTGCCGTGCTCGTGACGGCCGAGATCTCGCCCTACCTCAGGCCTGGTGGCCGCTTCGAGGTGCAGGTCGCCTCGCTCGGCGACGCGACCTCATTGCGTGGCGGGGTGCTCTGGATGACTCCGCTTGTGGCCAATCCCGATGACGCCCCGCTGGCGACAGCACAGGGCGCCATTCCGATCCAGCTCGAGGAGCGGAGCGGGCGGGGCGGCTATCGCGGCAACAGCAACAAGGGGGCGTCGAGCGGCCGCATCACCGATGGCGGCATTCTCGAGGCGTCGTTGCCGGCCCTTACGCTCGCAGCGAATCCCCGCCTGGTGTTGCGCTCCCCCGATCTCGGCCTTGCCGCGCGGGTCGCCATGGCGATCAACGCGAAGTACGGCCCGGGTGCGGCCAAAGTCGAGGATCCGGGCTCGGTGCTGCTCAAGGCCCCGGCCGGCGGTGCCGATAGTCTCCCGATGTTCCTCGCGGCCGTGGATACCCTCTCGGTGACCGCGTCCGACTCGCCGCGAATCGTCATCGACGCTCGCAGCGGGATGATCGTCGCCGGTGGCGACGCTCGCGTGGGCCCGGCCGTGGTATCGCTGCACGGAATCACAGTGCGGATCGGTGATTCGACCTCGGTACCGTCGGCTGGCGTGGTCTCGCTCGCGAAGGGTGCCACGGTGCGGGACGTGGCAGTCGGGTTGCAGGCACTCGGTACGCCGCCCGCCGACGTCGCGGCGGTGTTCGACGGGCTCCGTGCGGCTGGTGCGATGACCGCGACCGTGGTCATCCGGTGA
- a CDS encoding FliA/WhiG family RNA polymerase sigma factor has translation MAPATEVLWQRYRKHGDADARAELLTQHLGLVHHTARQIAARVGDALAYEDMVGAGTLGLVQALEAFDPERGFAFATFATQRIRGSILDELRAADWRPRSVRTKGRQVSTATTALERKLGRRPRPEEVAHELQIDLATYWRWRNDAETGVTVALDTAPAGGEGGRPSLAELLADDNSPAPDAGIARDERRTLVREAIASLPEQQRTVLALYYYEELTLRQIAEVLHVTESRISQVRTAALRTLREYMTAEAAA, from the coding sequence ATGGCACCCGCAACCGAAGTACTCTGGCAACGATATCGGAAACACGGCGACGCCGACGCGCGCGCCGAACTGCTGACCCAACACCTGGGGCTGGTGCATCACACGGCGCGGCAGATTGCCGCACGAGTGGGTGACGCGCTTGCGTACGAGGATATGGTCGGGGCAGGAACGCTCGGGCTGGTGCAGGCGCTGGAAGCCTTCGATCCGGAGCGCGGCTTCGCCTTTGCGACCTTCGCGACCCAGCGGATCCGCGGCTCCATCCTCGATGAGCTTCGTGCGGCCGATTGGCGGCCCCGATCGGTGCGCACCAAGGGGCGTCAGGTCTCCACCGCGACGACCGCGCTTGAGCGGAAACTCGGTCGGCGCCCGCGGCCGGAAGAGGTCGCGCACGAACTGCAGATCGATCTGGCGACCTACTGGCGCTGGCGGAATGACGCCGAGACCGGTGTGACCGTGGCGCTCGACACCGCCCCAGCGGGCGGCGAAGGCGGGCGACCGTCGCTCGCCGAACTGCTCGCCGACGACAACTCCCCGGCGCCCGATGCCGGCATCGCACGCGATGAGCGTCGCACCCTGGTGCGCGAGGCGATCGCTTCCTTGCCGGAGCAGCAGCGCACCGTGCTCGCACTCTACTACTACGAGGAACTCACCCTGCGGCAGATCGCCGAGGTGCTGCACGTCACGGAATCGCGGATTTCACAGGTGCGGACCGCCGCGTTGCGGACACTGCGCGAGTACATGACGGCGGAGGCGGCCGCATGA
- a CDS encoding rod-binding protein, producing the protein MTAPIGGTPRPAPGSPEAKLRHAASELESVFYGQLFQAMRDASPEGGAIETSSAEKMFTTMLDDKISRLAAGQTNRGLAEAMYRQLSKNLPVATTAPGNPPSAAGRLDVGTK; encoded by the coding sequence GTGACCGCACCCATCGGCGGAACACCGCGGCCGGCACCAGGGAGTCCGGAGGCGAAGCTCCGGCACGCGGCCTCGGAGCTCGAGTCGGTCTTCTATGGCCAGCTCTTCCAGGCGATGCGCGACGCGTCGCCCGAGGGCGGGGCGATCGAGACCTCGTCGGCGGAGAAGATGTTTACCACCATGCTCGACGACAAGATTTCGCGACTCGCCGCAGGGCAGACGAACCGCGGCCTCGCTGAGGCGATGTACCGGCAGTTGAGCAAGAATCTTCCCGTCGCGACGACCGCGCCAGGGAATCCCCCGTCTGCGGCAGGGAGGCTGGATGTCGGTACTAAGTGA